A window of Streptomyces sp. SAI-127 contains these coding sequences:
- the aspS gene encoding aspartate--tRNA ligase, with the protein MHRYRSHTCGELRSSDVGTDVRLSGWLHNRRDLGGILFIDLRDHYGITQLVARPGTPAYEALDKLTKESTVRVDGKVVSRGTENVNADLPTGEIEVEVGEVELLGAAAPLPFTINTEDGVNEERRLEYRFLDLRRERMHKNIMLRTAVISAIRHKMTALGFNEMATPILSATSPEGARDFVVPSRLNPGKFYALPQAPQQFKQLLMISGFDRYFQIAPCFRDEDARADRSPGEFYQLDVEMSFVEQEDVFQPIEKLMTELFEEFGNGRHVTSPFPRIPFREAMLKYGSDKPDLRAQLELVDITDVFEGSEFKAFAGKHVRALAVPDVSAQPRKFFDQLGDYAVSQGAKGLAWVRVAEDGSLSGPIAKFLTEENVAELTKRLSLAAGHAVFFGAGEFDEVSKIMGAVRVEAAKRAGHFEENVFRFCWIVDFPMYEKDEETGAIDFSHNPFSMPQGGLEALESQDPLDILGWQYDIVCNGVELSSGAIRNHEPEIMLKAFEIAGYDRETVEEKFAGMLRAFRFGAPPHGGIAPGVDRIVMLLADEPNIRETISFPLNGNAQDLMMGAPTELEEARLRELHLSVRKPQPK; encoded by the coding sequence ATGCATCGGTACAGGTCCCACACCTGCGGCGAGCTCCGCTCCTCTGACGTCGGCACCGACGTCCGACTGAGTGGCTGGCTGCACAATCGGCGCGACCTGGGCGGCATCCTCTTCATCGATCTGCGCGATCACTACGGCATCACGCAGCTGGTCGCCAGGCCGGGCACGCCCGCGTACGAGGCCCTCGACAAGCTGACCAAGGAGTCCACGGTCCGCGTCGACGGCAAGGTCGTCTCCCGCGGTACCGAGAACGTCAACGCGGATCTGCCCACCGGTGAGATCGAGGTCGAGGTCGGCGAGGTGGAGCTGCTCGGCGCGGCCGCCCCGCTGCCGTTCACGATCAACACCGAGGACGGGGTCAACGAGGAGCGGCGCCTGGAGTACCGCTTCCTCGACCTGCGCCGCGAGCGCATGCACAAGAACATCATGCTGCGTACGGCGGTGATCTCCGCGATCCGTCACAAGATGACGGCGCTGGGCTTCAACGAGATGGCGACCCCGATCCTGTCGGCGACCTCTCCCGAGGGCGCCCGCGACTTCGTGGTCCCCTCCCGGCTGAACCCGGGCAAGTTCTACGCCCTCCCCCAGGCGCCGCAGCAGTTCAAGCAGCTGCTGATGATCTCCGGCTTCGACCGCTACTTCCAGATCGCGCCCTGCTTCCGTGACGAGGACGCGCGCGCGGACCGCTCGCCGGGCGAGTTCTACCAGCTCGACGTCGAGATGAGCTTCGTCGAGCAGGAGGACGTCTTCCAGCCGATCGAGAAGCTCATGACCGAGCTGTTCGAGGAGTTCGGCAACGGCCGTCACGTCACTTCTCCCTTCCCGCGGATCCCGTTCCGCGAGGCGATGCTGAAGTACGGCTCCGACAAGCCGGACCTGCGCGCCCAGCTGGAGCTCGTCGACATCACCGACGTCTTCGAGGGCTCGGAGTTCAAGGCGTTCGCCGGCAAGCACGTGCGTGCGCTGGCGGTGCCGGACGTCTCCGCGCAGCCGCGGAAGTTCTTCGACCAGCTCGGTGACTACGCCGTCTCCCAGGGCGCCAAGGGCCTGGCCTGGGTCCGCGTGGCCGAGGACGGCTCGCTGTCCGGCCCGATCGCGAAGTTCCTCACCGAGGAGAACGTCGCCGAGCTGACCAAGCGCCTGTCGCTGGCCGCCGGTCACGCCGTGTTCTTCGGCGCGGGCGAGTTCGACGAGGTCTCGAAGATCATGGGCGCGGTGCGGGTCGAGGCCGCCAAGCGTGCCGGGCACTTCGAGGAGAACGTCTTCCGGTTCTGCTGGATCGTGGACTTCCCGATGTACGAGAAGGACGAGGAGACCGGCGCGATCGACTTCTCGCACAACCCGTTCTCCATGCCGCAGGGCGGTCTTGAAGCCCTGGAGAGCCAGGACCCGCTGGACATCCTGGGCTGGCAGTACGACATCGTCTGCAACGGCGTCGAGCTGTCCTCCGGCGCGATCCGGAACCACGAGCCCGAGATCATGCTCAAGGCGTTCGAGATCGCGGGCTACGACCGCGAGACCGTCGAGGAGAAGTTCGCCGGCATGCTGCGCGCGTTCCGCTTCGGCGCCCCGCCGCACGGCGGTATCGCCCCGGGTGTCGACCGCATCGTGATGCTCCTCGCGGACGAGCCGAACATCCGCGAGACCATCTCCTTCCCGCTCAACGGCAACGCCCAGGACCTGATGATGGGCGCGCCGACGGAGCTGGAGGAGGCGCGGCTGCGGGAACTGCACCTGTCGGTGCGCAAGCCGCAGCCGAAGTAG
- a CDS encoding intradiol ring-cleavage dioxygenase, which yields MTGNQPKHKKDLTRRKVVVAGAGAAVAVGAGGTLAASGAFAGETSTSAAASSSATASEACYKLTSETTEGPYYIDADKIRQDITEDKEGIPLTLRLKVIDSETCKPIANAAVDIWHCDALGIYSGYESSSTGGGTAPTGAPSGTPSGTPTGEPPSGAPTGGTGGGVHQEPTDDERYLRGTWKTDKHGQVTFRTVFPGWYRGRCVHIHTKVHVNGEWTDAGYEGGNTCHTGQFFFDEESVLASAEVEPYSTSTTERTTLTEDTIYDQSGTTGGLLKLKYNKKNIAKGVIGSLTMGVDPDATNDNN from the coding sequence ATGACGGGAAACCAGCCGAAACACAAGAAGGACCTGACGCGGCGCAAGGTCGTCGTCGCCGGAGCGGGCGCGGCCGTGGCGGTGGGTGCGGGCGGCACCCTCGCCGCGTCGGGTGCGTTCGCAGGCGAGACGAGCACGAGCGCCGCCGCGAGCAGCAGTGCCACCGCGTCGGAGGCCTGCTACAAGCTCACCTCGGAGACCACCGAGGGGCCGTACTACATCGACGCCGACAAGATCCGCCAGGACATCACCGAGGACAAGGAGGGCATCCCCCTCACCCTCAGGCTCAAGGTGATCGACTCCGAGACCTGCAAGCCGATCGCCAACGCCGCCGTCGACATCTGGCACTGCGACGCGCTCGGCATCTACTCGGGCTACGAGTCCTCGTCGACCGGCGGCGGCACCGCCCCGACCGGCGCGCCCTCGGGCACGCCGAGCGGTACCCCGACGGGTGAGCCGCCGTCGGGCGCGCCGACCGGGGGCACCGGTGGCGGCGTCCACCAGGAACCCACCGACGACGAACGCTATCTGCGCGGCACCTGGAAGACGGACAAGCACGGCCAGGTCACCTTCAGGACGGTCTTCCCGGGCTGGTACCGGGGCCGTTGCGTGCACATCCACACCAAGGTGCACGTCAACGGCGAGTGGACGGACGCCGGTTACGAGGGCGGCAACACCTGCCACACCGGTCAGTTCTTCTTCGACGAGGAGTCCGTGCTGGCCTCCGCCGAGGTCGAGCCGTACTCCACCAGCACCACCGAGCGCACCACGCTCACCGAGGACACGATCTACGACCAGAGCGGCACCACCGGCGGCCTGCTCAAGCTGAAGTACAACAAGAAGAACATCGCCAAGGGCGTCATCGGCTCCCTCACGATGGGCGTCGACCCGGACGCGACGAACGACAACAACTGA